Genomic window (Helianthus annuus cultivar XRQ/B chromosome 3, HanXRQr2.0-SUNRISE, whole genome shotgun sequence):
TGACTTTGTAAGTATTTTAAACTAAATTATAAGAGTTTAGTAAAAAATCCGACTTACTTACGTATGTTATTGTATGACAGACATTATGTGAAGACGATGATTCAGTTGATCTGTTTAGGTGTGAGGTAATAAGCATCCATTTATgtagataaatataaattgtaATTAGCTTTTGGGATTTTACTAAGTATAATAGTATGATAAATAGATGAATGAAAGTGGTTACAAAGATGAGGGGAGTAAGAACGTTGGTGGAGAAGAAGTCTCGAAGGGGGAAACGTCCAGTGTGATAAGAGAAGAGATAAACAAACTGCCAAAAAAAAATGTAagaattttattttttacttCTTGGTTATTGATGTCTAAAATAAGAAATTGTGTAAACAGGTTAAGAAAAAAGGAAAACATATTGAGGGATATTGTAAGGCAGACGAAGGTAAGGCGCTGAGATGCGGAACAGAAGTGGAGATGCAAACCGTTTCAACAGTTGGAAAAAGAACACGGAGTCGGTTGGTACGTATAACAACATTTATTTATGATGAAGTCAAAgagattaaaatatatattacatattttattataaacattatgtgTGTCTGTAATTATTAGGAAAAAGATATTAGAAAGATATCAGGCAGTAAATTGAAGATATTAGATGTTGCACCAAAACGTGTTGCAAGGAAGAATTCTGTTGATAAAGATGATTACTGTGAATTTACACAAAAGGGAGGTAACAGAATGGTATGTTTTTTCAACACTAATTGATAAACAGTAATACTATTACATTCATAAGGCTGGTTTAATTGTTAATTATCATATTCATGCAGAGATTGCCTGCTAATGTTGTAAGAGTTGGCGGATTAAAAAACAAAGTGCACGTGTTAAAAGTGAGGAACATGAAGGGAAAAACAGTGGATATGAATGTTAGGCGCCAAAAGAACGGAGATGATGTGAGGTATGCAATCGAAGGTTGGCCAATGTTCATGAAAGAGAATGGGCTTCGTCTGGGTGACAAAATGCATTTCAAATTCATAAGCACAGGAAATCTGCTGATCTTATCAGACGTGGATCAAGTTAATGCAGGTTGAAAGGTAAATGTTTAAGCTAATGAAGAAGGTATTTTGTGTACTCGAATTCAGGACTATATTATGCTACTTATGTTATGTTTACTTTTGTTTTGGACATGTAATGAGTGGTTATGATGgtatgtttacttttattatgGACATGCAGCTAGTGGTTAACCTTAAAGACAATTAGTTATATATCTTGAAAAAAACCATATTTTGGAATGTAAGTAATGTTGGTATCATCTATAAAAGGTTGTTGATtagtatgtgtatgtatatatattaacatAATAAGTTATTGTTGTTTATATCTGAATCGGTTACATTATATAATTTGAAAGTAATTAGTTTGTCGGACGGAGAAATATGGATCCTTGGAATAAAAGATCATGTACCAATATTATTACCAGAAATAACTGTTGATTCAATACTACATAAGAATGTGACTATACTTTAATGCGTAAATACTTCGTTATAAGTTTCTTCGCATATAATAAAAAATGATACAAATAACGTAAAGAAAAAAAAGGACAAAAATATAAAAGTCACAATCCATTGAATATCTCTTTATATACGACATTGGTTGTTTTATTTGTAGGCCTGCCATCATTGTCAAGTATTAGTAACTTGATTCCATCTCGTCTTGTAACCCTGGATAAAGCTACGTACAATTGACCATGTGTGAAAACTGGTTGTCTTAGGTACAACCCAACCTTAGATAGCGACTGTCCCTGGCTTTTGTTAATCGTCATTGCAAAACATACAGTTATTGGAAATTGCCTCCTTTGAAATGCAAAAGGAATCTTTCGGTCCGAAGGTACCAAATTGATTCTAGGTATGAATGTCCGAGAACCAATATTACCACCAGAAATTATCTCAGCTTCAATAACACGGCTgtaaagttttgtgacctttaacCTTGTACCGTTACACAAACCATTTCGTTGGTCAATATTTCGCAACAACATTACTGGAACGCCAACTTTAAGCACTAACTTATGATTTGGTAAACCAGACACTTTGAGACCATTGAGCACGTCAGGAGAATATATATTTTGCTGATCAACATTGCCATCTTCAGTAGGGCATAGACTGTCAGAACTAAGATACTCTTTTTCTTCACCAGGGAAAACTGCCAACAATCTGTCGTTAATCTCGTGAACAACCTCATTCTTAGGCGCAAGTATAGCTCTTGTACTAAAGTAATTAGGATCATTGTAATTATCCAAGATTGACGGATAACCAAAATCAATGAGGCTAGAAATTGGATCAGATATGCTATCAATTAAAAGCTCAGGTGGTATTTCAATTATTGCTTCTCCATCATTGGAACCACCAACATTTCCCTCGCCAACGTCCAACAACCATTTTGCAAAATTACTAATCTCTTCAACTTCAGATGATGGTCTTCCAACAGTTAACCTCATGTTTCTAGATAACGTCAACAACTTACACTTACTCCACAGATAAGAAGAACATAATGAGGCATTCACAATTTCTTGACGTCCACCGTTTGGAACAACAGGTAGTATTTGCCTAAAATCACCACCAAATACAATCACCTTCCCTCCAAATAAAACATCAGACCTGGATGGATTAGATATATTGAAAATGTCATGCATAGTTCTATCCAAAGCCTCAAATGCATGTTTATGAACCATAGGAGCTTCATCCCATATAATGAGTTTGGTCTGCTGTAGTAATTTAGCTACATCATCGTCTGGTTTTATATGACAAACGGAATCCTCATTAAGATTCAAAGGTATATGAAACCTAGAATGAGCCGTTCTTCCTCCCTCCAACAGCAATGATGCAATTCCGCTAGATGCAACGTTTAATACAATCTGACCTTTTGACCTAATTGCAGCAGATAATGTTTTCCATAAAAACGTTTTACCGGTCCCGCCATAACCGTAAACAAAAAATACTCCTCCATTGTCTCCATGAACTGCGTTCATAATTTCTTCATATACTGCACGTTGTTCATCCGTTAACAAATTCACCTGACCTTGATAAACATTTTGTAACTCTGTTCTGTCATAAGCAAGCTCTTCGTTAATCAATCGGCAGCGAAAGTTATCTAAAGATGAAGTATCCGGGTAAGGCATTGATAAAAATCTCCGAAGCGATGAATTATTCCGAGTTAAAAACTTCTCTATTTCGCATAAAACGTAGTTCTTTAGTTGCTCATCAGGAATTGATAAACCTGTGAAAAATCAAAACCACATATAAATTTAATGGTAAATTTTTTGTAACTGTCAAAAAACAAtaatatgaaatttataattttaccTGAAACACGATGATACTTTGAGAATCTGTACAGAAAATCATCTGTCATATACTTCCATGTGCTTTCCCAGACAACTTCAGGTCTAGATAATGTGCTTGACAGTAACATGGTGGCGAATAAATTGCGAATATAACCTGCACTACCTGATATATTTGCTTCTTTGATGGCCTCAATATACTCAGAGTCGTCATCCAACAAACCAAGCGCATAGCAAGCATCTCTAAAAGTATCGTACACTCGACCATTAACTGTTTTAATATCATCAAACGATGTTGGTcctttaactttgttaagaagaatTCTTAAATAGTACGCTTCACCGGTAGAAGGAGAAACGGAATGAATTCTTCCAATTGTTTTTCCTTTTATTCTCGGAACCCATATACGCTTGTCAAGCTTCCAAACATAAAAACGCGGAAACTGTACGTATGTTAGTGTACGTGCAACATGGTCGTTAGGATCTTGATTACGTTGCATCCAAGCTAAAAACATTGATGAGTTCACAGATGGTTTGTTTAGCACTTGATTAATATCTTCATCAGGACCGAAACAAACTGTTTGTTGTCCAGGAAGATGGAAAGGAAGGCGCATAATAGAAGGACTCCTATAATTAACTTCATTAGAAAAAATCCTCCAAGACGCTTCACACGCAGATATATACCTACAGTCATAATACTCTTTAATTTAATCATTTTCTGCTTGTTCGTTTTCATTGTTGCTCGGAACCACAGCAACTGTTGCTCTATCAGGACCTTTATTAATATACTTGAACAAATACTTTATTGACGCCGCTTGGTTGCACCATTCAACGTTTATAGGCGCCTGATATCTTTTCAAAAGCTTTTTGTTATAAGGTACAACACTTCTATTGTCTAActgaattttattttttaaaacgaaGGAACCATCATCTCTTCTTCTGTATAAGGGAAATCCGTTAGAATCCAAGGTTGAGTGATCTTGAAAtttcttgggaaaaccttttgagCATTTTCTATCAACCATACATGGAGAGCTCATTCTAGCATTACCACATGGACCGTGAATCATATGGTCTTTCACAAGCGTATATAGTTCCGGATCTTGGTTTAAATCAGGGATTTCTGCAGAAATAAACTGATCAACATGGTCTACAGTTGGAAGTTTGTAATCATTCTCCATGAATAAGCACATATGTGCATGAGGCAATCCTCGCTTCTGAAACTCAATAGTGTAaacaactacaaaaaaaaataaaaaccttgTAAATATAATTAAGGTTATTTTTAAAAAGTAAATTTATAAACATACCAGCAGAAGCTTTTCCAAACAAATCACGGTCTTTCAAATCTTTACAAATGGCATCCAGCTTTATTTTAAAAATTCGAGATAAAATATCAGGCCTATCCTCCGGATTAAGATTTGTGTCCTTAAGAAACCTTTGAACCTCCGGCCATTTGGGATTGCAGGTAATGGTTATAAAAAAGTCTGGATAACCATACCATTTACAAATTGCCATTGCGTCAAGAtagttttgcatcatatatcGTGACCCGCCTGTAAAGGAAGATGGAAGGAAAATACGTTTTCCAACCTTAGACAAATCTTGTTGGCCATTATATCTTAGTTTCCGGATATTCTCATATGTATCAGACCTGAGATCTTGTTGCTGAAATCTTATAAAGTTAAGTCGCTCGCTCTCAATCATCGTATAAGCATCAACCAAAAACTGTTGGAATAAGCGTCGAGAATTTAGAATCAATGAAAACTGGTTACTACGATCTTGTACACGATACGCAAAAAACTCTCTCATTGTACAATTCGGACGTTTCTTGTTAGTAACATCAATGACACCCCTATGTGGTATGTCAATTCTGTAACCGTCGTCTCCATATGGGAACAAAATAGGATACTGAAGTGCAAGATAGGATGGATGCAATTCACTTATTCTTTTTAATGAACCTGTTTGTGTCTCGACAACGATATCTCTTTTCTCAAGTGCGTTATCGATATCTCCAACAATAAGAGCAGCAACCTCTGAGGAAGTAGGTAAGTTATAAGTCCGACCATCTTGTTCTCTTTTGCCAATAAGGCGAAGCTTTAAAGTGGTATAAGGATTTTGTTGGAAGCAATCTCTAACCATCCTATAAATTTTCACAAGCACATTTTCGGCATCAAACATTGCTTTGATTTGTTGTATCAGCTTATTATCGGTTTCATCTGAAGTGGATGATGAGGAAGCATTGTCTGAAGTCCTGTTTCATCAAATTGAAATATTAAGTAAATATACACTTAAAATAAATGTTATTAATAAAATAAGTTCATGAATGGTACCTAAAAACTGATTGCCTGTTTGCCAACTCATTTTCAGTATCGTATATGTATAACTGACAAAATTTAGGCTTCACTCCGTTTGGTGGCACAAGACTACCAATAGAATGGTAATTTTCACCACTAATTCTGTAGCAAAAAGGAGCATTACCAGTATTCACGGTATGGTCAACCTTACCACCCATTGAGGTAAACGCGAACATAGAATTGTATCGTCGAATGTTCTTCAAAAAGTGCTTGCTTTCATTGTCATTTGACATGAATAGACTTTTATAATAAGGTGTCGCGGTTTTGTAATCCGGTAACACAACTTTGGCATAACCACAACATAACATATGACATATTTTGCCACCCTCTTTTCTTCCGCTTCCTTTCTCTGCGTCCCATAACTTTGCATAACAAACTTCACAAGTAATAACTTGATCACCGTGATCTAAATAATCTGTTAAAACATACAACATTATAGTTATATATACAACATTCATTACAATAATAAGATATACGTATTTAAGACTTATTATTTTTACAATATGTAGCAGTACTTACGAACAAACCTAACCTGTAGAAACACCTTTATAAGGATCTCGTACTACGGTTTCATCTGTGGTCAAGTCGATCATTGGTATAGGAGACGAAATACGTGCTTTGGATACCAACTTACGTTTGCCAGATGATAGCCTTTGCAAATTACGGTTGAATGATGATGTGCAGGTGGTTGATGTGATGCCAGTTGAAATATTATTCCCAATATCGTTTTTTGTCGTTGTACGATTGCTGGTACTACAAATATTGTTACCTGCTACAATTGACAaaaaaacatattaaaaatacCGATGCAAAACAATAAGAACATATTCCCAAATATATAAACATTAAGAAAAAGAAATACTTACTTGTTACAATACTTGAAAGACTTGAATTAACATTATTAGTCACCTCAGGAGTGGATTCAAAATTGTGAAAACCAATTTTGTTGACTATGTTATCAGATGTAACACACGGAGTGGAAGTGGAATTAATATTAGTGGAATCAATATTGAGGGATGACGATGTAGTTCCCACATTTGATTTCTTATTATCCAAGATTAATTTTCTTAATTTTCTTCTATGAGATGCCTCGTCTCGAGTAACAATTGGGAGGACAACTATTATAAAATCGTAGACAAATTGAAAAAAATTATAATGaacaaacaataacaaatcaAAATAGTTAGTTGTAGATAAGGAAAAAATAAGTCtcattttgttaaaaaaaatatatacataaaatAATACCATTCGTTATGCTTGAAAGGTCTTCTGCCTCGTCGAACTTTTAagagacacaaaaaaaaaaattgaagaatTAATAAAAAATTCTAGCGTAATAGTGAACTAAGTAAGAAGGTCTAAAATAATATAAATGGACAATAAAATAATTAGTGCTATACCGTTAACAATGTCGGAGGATGTGTTTTCATTCCGGTGAACTGcgtataaaaaaaatatacatctCTATCTATGTACTCAAAGAACTAAGAAGGTAAAAAAACTgtaaaactttaaataacttaCCATGCTGAGTGTTTTCTTTATCAACGTCATTGTATACGGAGACAATTTTTGGTCGTTTAGGCATTGCTATGAATTTAGAAAAAGAATTGTTAAATTACATAGTTGGTATGTTGAAACACATGTTAAGTAATATTTAATCAATCAATCGTAAATAAAGATTCATATAaacaatttaacaaaaaaaattacatatacaAATAAGATGCTAAATGATTAAATAACAATAGACAAAAATACAAACTGAACAAACTAACCAAGTTGAAATGTTGAATACCGAGGTTGAAATAATCAAGGGAAAATGAGTGTTTTGATCAATTCTTATTGAATCATCCAATACGAAATGAAAGGGGGATATAGAAATCACAAATTGGAAGAAGTCTTTAATAATATATAGAGATAGAGATAGAATATAAAAAAATGGAAATATATTCATGTAATACGTTAATTTTAGAAGTTTTTAAATTGTTATGATTATGTTTCCATAAATGAATTTGATTGCCAtatattaaaattttttttagGAAATTGAGATTTATAACATctttcaaaataaataaaagatatgAACTGTGTAAATATGAAGATTGTAATTACTTACTATAATAGACATATAAAACACTAACAAAATCTAAAAACTATTACAAAATAAGTCATATTAGTATCATTACAAAAGATCTAAATAAAGTGAACCATGGGAAACGACGCAAATTTTTCATGTTCATAACCACAACCAACAAAAAAAATCCATTCAAAAGACTAACAAACAACTAACCAAACCATAGCTGTTTTAAACACACTTTATAGCAGTCTTCATTAGATTGAAGTTACACCGTTCAACACAATCTTCCTCTGTGAAGTTACAAATGTGAAATGCAACATGTGTCCAAACTGCAACTGGTTATCATCCATAAATTTCCTCCATCCATCCACAGCGTAACGTAACGTACAACGGTTTAACTCTGTCTTTGTGTCATAAACTTCAACATCACCATTCAAGTTCTGGACAGATATAGGTTGCAATCTATCAGACAGGCCGGCTCTATTAACAACCTCCACCGGAAGCCGCTTAATGCGTTGAAAGAATAAAAACTATAAGCAAATATAAACAATAATAAAAGTTTTAATGGTTGATCAGGTATAAAAGAAAAAGTACCAGCCTATATTCAGCTTTACGGCTAAAGTCGAAATATTCTGGATGAATGCCGATACGGGAAACTTTGTTTGCCTTCGTTGAACCCTTCTTTGGATGCTACACATTTTTATCAACAGTTAAGCATTTCTTTGCCTTTTATAAGGAAAATAATGTACAATACAAACGGATATTAGTACACTTAATATAAAATACATAAATTATTTAATACCTTGACAGTTTGATCAGATGTTGTATAACGTTTTCGGCCTTTGCATTGTTGGTTGAAATTATCAACTTTGACGGATCGGTTGACAGAAAGTTTACCTTTTCCCTTTCCTTTGACCTGTTATGAAATAATAGAGTTAGAACATGAAGTTTTTTTCATTCATGtatgtttttaaaatttaaagCAAAAATCTGTCAGCATCAAATTACAAGTAAAAAATGTAgtaatcttaaaaaaaaaaaggaaaatatacATCCAAGACTCACCTTCTAATTGATCTAATAAAGTTGGAGGTTATTTTTCAGACGTAATAAAGATGTTAAATTAATTGTACATTgtcatttttatttaataaatatttgACTTGTAAACCAAAGAAATAAACAATGAAGTTCCAAAAAACTCGAATACAACTATTATGATATTTGAAACTATTCCATGGTGTTACTGATAAGGCAAATTGATTAAACTATGTATTTgtacaaagaaacaaacaaaaaaagtATAAAAGTAATAATATAAATGCAACCATTGGTTTAGTATCAGTAATAATGTTCGTATGGGTTAATTGTAGGTTGAATTCAAATAATTGAGTTATAATAGGCAATTGtcataaataaattaatataacaATATAATAGAGTCTGTAAACTTACATCTTGTCTTGTCGTGAAATGTAAGCCATCACCTACTTTCAACGTCTCTTTAACATGAACCTTCTTCGGTGTACTTGTCGGGACTGTTACTGATGTACTTTTAACAGATGTGGGCTGGTTATCATCTACCTCTATGTCCTGAAAAaatcatattaaaaaaaaattaatagaagAGTAAAAATGGATACAAAGTATAATACCTAACAGATTCGAACCTCCAAAAGCGCTTTATCGTAATCAGCCCTAGATATCTGaattacatcatcatcatcatcatcagattcaACCTTCTTGCTCAACCTTATCTCAACCTCGTCTCGATACACCGTTAAATCAAACATAACATCATTAAGTTTTTCAAAAACCAATAAATCATCTTCTTGAACGCCAAGATCGTTGCAAAGTTGAGTCCAACCTTCTGAGAATACATAGTTTGAATTAACCTTACTTGTTGACACCGTCCACGGAGAACCCTTATAATTAACCTCATATGAGCCAGCCATTCCATCGTCTCCAAAACATTGTTGGACAAAAGATTCTTCAATCATCTACTTAATATGAAACATAACCAATTGAATGTTGACTATGTAGGTTATATTATTAAAAAAGAAATACATGCTAAATATAAAGTTTAAGGAAAACTTAATGAAATTACGTACCGTATAACCCAATGTTAGATGACGATTAATTGTGAAATAAGATTGCTCACATACGCCATTAACATAAGATGAAAGATAGAGACCAAAATGGTTCATGGGACGAAATGACAGGAGACAATCTTTCTGAAGTTTGAGATCTGAAACAACTTCTCCCCAGCCGTCAGTTAAGACTGGCATACGTTTTAATCGTTTCAACATTAAGACCCAAATTTTCCCACTTGAGTGATATATACGCATCTTCCTATCGGCCCAATCCTCTCCGTAGAATTGATTAACAAACATGATAGGGACATCctgtatatatattaatattaatattaactataTTTAGTATTATAAGTTTAAAAATTAACTTAAAAATTATATTAGTCTAACAGCGGAATTATAGATTACATAAAGATTACTTACTATACTCAATGAGGATGGGTTTAGAAGATACTTTACAAATGAAGTATACATTTTGATACCTGCAACAATAATTTATTTTCAAATTCTCGTAGTTTATCAAACACTAATATATACAGTATACaacaaaaaaacaatatatacatAACACTGCTTGGACTACAAAAAATGACgactaaaataattaaaaactcAAATTTATATGATTAacaaattataattttatatgAATATAGATACAATATTATAAATAAATTTAGTGCATCAGCAATTTAAATTTTTAATACCAGTATCTATCAAAATTTAAGTAAATGATTACATACTTCTTCATGAACAAACGTTTATGAAAACTATTGGATGGGTATATAAACACCTTTTGAAGATAGCATAAACAAAACTAAACTACAACAGTATATTTCAAACAAAAAAAGACTCAATCTTACAAAAAACAACAATATTAATGGTTAACTTTAGAAATACATCAATGAAGTGGTATAAAATCAAAGATGGAAAAGATTTAAAGTAAAGTTTATGACCGATCACAGGAACATAAATGTTGTTACATTTAAGTGAAGATTAGAAACCCTAGTTTCGGTTGCCGGAAACCATTATGTCTGATGATTCCGGCGATAATCCGATATATAAACAACttttgaacatagcataacaaaACTAAACTACAACAGTATATATTAAACAATTAAAGACTCAATCTTACAAAAAACAACAATATTAATGGTTAACCTTAGAAGTACATCAATGAAGTGGTATAAAATCAAAGatataaaagattaaaagtaAAGTTTATGACCGATCACAGGAACATAAATGTTGCTACCTTTAAGTGAAGATTAGAAACCCTAGTTTCGGTTGCCGGAAACCTAAATGAATGATGATTCCGGCGATAATCCGATGATAAGATCCGGTGCCAATTTGAGTTCTCCTAGGGACGATAAGAGTGATAAGAAGGATGATTTGATGGTAGAGTATGGTAAGGACAAAGTCCTTATTTAGAACCGCCATATTGAATTTTACATATACATCCCCTATAGTTTGATTTCTGACAAAAATAAAATTGATTTAATCTATAATTACCACAACAACCTTTTACATTACATAATAGAATAGAATAATAATTAtatgtttttaaagatatgaaAAAGGAAGATAACACAAATAAGTAAAGTATTAGAAATAATTTATGGTAAGTGTATATTAAAAAATTTATAATGTATTAAATAAATTCCTTAAATACATTACATTACATGTATAATAAAATTTAATTCAAATATCAACCAATAATAAAATTTTAcgttatatttaaataaaataacaaataatattaaaattttatataataaaaaaatatatctaagTTTGCCAAATTAACGAATTATCATATTGGGTACTATATTTTAAGTAAGATTCATTATTTAAAGAAGggattatttttttaatatttaaataacGTAAAAAGTTGTTATCTTATTACTATGTAATTTTTTCTAAATAACAATTAATACATACGTAAGTATTAAATCATAGGTTCTTAAATTAAGTTATGTTACACAAAATTATATTagcttttatattttaaacaataATATCAATACTCAAACGACATATTATTAAAATGTTATACACCAAAAAAGAATAATGATGTCATATGTATAAGAAACAAAAAACGGGATTAGAAAAATAATTTAGCAAAATAACAATTGAtatacataacaaacaactaaacaataaaacAACCATGTTCATAAAAATCAACCACACAGTTATAACCATTGTcaaaataaacataaatatcCAAATACTTAAGAAAAAAACAGCCGATTTAATCAAATGTTCGAAATATAGGTGACTACTTTTCTTTCTTTGGAATTAGAAGAACTGCATCCACACCACCATCTTTACGCGACTTCGAAGAAGACTGCGAAGATACATCATCCACGTCATACACGGTTTCCAAATTGCGCTTCAAGTCACGCTCGCTGCTCGTATCAAAGTCAGCATCCTTCTGATCCAACGATgttgtaaagccaactttaaacACATTTGAGCAAGGGGTTACATCGTCTCCCGTTTGGGATATAGAATCctagttaaataaaataaacaaataggTATGAGTTATAAACATACAATTAACATATAATGAGTTAAAGTTGAATAATAGATAAGGTAAACGATACTAAACCTTAACAGGCAAATCATCATTACGATTTGAATCGGATGGTTCGACATTGACGGCTTCCTCATCAATAGGCTgattttgtaaatttttttaagttaaaacAATATATGATATTAATTAGTAGTTAAACATTGTTGGAAGATTGTAATAATAGTATAAGGGTGAATTGGAATAAATATACCTGAATAGTGTCGAAATGTTTATCCAGCTCGGACAAAACAACCGGGTTATCAGTCATCTTGGAGACTGAGTATCCATCAGACTTCTTGCTGATGTTAAAAGA
Coding sequences:
- the LOC118490095 gene encoding ATP-dependent DNA helicase PIF1-like, whose protein sequence is MRLPFHLPGQQTVCFGPDEDINQVLNKPSVNSSMFLAWMQRNQDPNDHVARTLTYVQFPRFYVWKLDKRIWVPRIKGKTIGRIHSVSPSTGEAYYLRILLNKVKGPTSFDDIKTVNGRVYDTFRDACYALGLLDDDSEYIEAIKEANISGSAGYIRNLFATMLLSSTLSRPEVVWESTWKYMTDDFLYRFSKYHRVSGLSIPDEQLKNYVLCEIEKFLTRNNSSLRRFLSMPYPDTSSLDNFRCRLINEELAYDRTELQNVYQGQVNLLTDEQRAVYEEIMNAVHGDNGGVFFVYGYGGTGKTFLWKTLSAAIRSKGQIVLNVASSGIASLLLEGGRTAHSRFHIPLNLNEDSVCHIKPDDDVAKLLQQTKLIIWDEAPMVHKHAFEALDRTMHDIFNISNPSRSDVLFGGKVIVFGGDFRQILPVVPNGGRQEIVNASLCSSYLWSKCKLLTLSRNMRLTVGRPSSEVEEISNFAKWLLDVGEGNVGGSNDGEAIIEIPPELLIDSISDPISSLIDFGYPSILDNYNDPNYFSTRAILAPKNEVVHEINDRLLAVFPGEEKEYLSSDSLCPTEDGNVDQQNIYSPDVLNGLKVSGLPNHKLVLKVGVPVMLLRNIDQRNGLCNGTRLKVTKLYSRVIEAEIISGGNIGSRTFIPRINLVPSDRKIPFAFQRRQFPITVCFAMTINKSQGQSLSKVGLYLRQPVFTHGQLYVALSRVTRRDGIKLLILDNDGRPTNKTTNVVYKEIFNGL
- the LOC110928400 gene encoding uncharacterized protein LOC110928400, which produces MPKRPKIVSVYNDVDKENTQHVVLPIVTRDEASHRRKLRKLILDNKKSNVGTTSSSLNIDSTNINSTSTPCVTSDNIVNKIGFHNFESTPEVTNNVNSSLSSIVTSNNICSTSNRTTTKNDIGNNISTGITSTTCTSSFNRNLQRLSSGKRKLVSKARISSPIPMIDLTTDETVVRDPYKGVSTDYLDHGDQVITCEVCYAKLWDAEKGSGRKEGGKICHMLCCGYAKVVLPDYKTATPYYKSLFMSNDNESKHFLKNIRRYNSMFAFTSMGGKVDHTVNTGNAPFCYRISGENYHSIGSLVPPNGVKPKFCQLYIYDTENELANRTSDNASSSSTSDETDNKLIQQIKAMFDAENVLVKIYRMVRDCFQQNPYTTLKLRLIGKREQDGRTYNLPTSSEVAALIVGDIDNALEKRDIVVETQTGSLKRISELHPSYLALQYPILFPYGDDGYRIDIPHRGVIDVTNKKRPNCTMREFFAYRVQDRSNQFSLILNSRRLFQQFLVDAYTMIESERLNFIRFQQQDLRSDTYENIRKLRYNGQQDLSKVGKRIFLPSSFTGGSRYMMQNYLDAMAICKWYGYPDFFITITCNPKWPEVQRFLKDTNLNPEDRPDILSRIFKIKLDAICKDLKDRDLFGKASAVVYTIEFQKRGLPHAHMCLFMENDYKLPTVDHVDQFISAEIPDLNQDPELYTLVKDHMIHGPCGNARMSSPCMVDRKCSKGFPKKFQDHSTLDSNGFPLYRRRDDGSFVLKNKIQLDNRSVVPYNKKLLKRYQAPINVEWCNQAASIKYLFKYINKGPDRATVAVVPSNNENEQAEND
- the LOC110928401 gene encoding uncharacterized protein LOC110928401; protein product: MFVVIVGTIKSFASNNEWFYNACTNCNKKVSTVTVVKEKQDGTDGSEEVTVLECKTDICNTRTVTSIPRIRLYIRVQDCTGIVSLTLFEREVTKLLKVNANQLLDNNIELANEGSFPKELNSLLNMKFAFKIAVSSFNISKKSDGYSVSKMTDNPVVLSELDKHFDTIQPIDEEAVNVEPSDSNRNDDLPVKDSISQTGDDVTPCSNVFKVGFTTSLDQKDADFDTSSERDLKRNLETVYDVDDVSSQSSSKSRKDGGVDAVLLIPKKEK